The genomic DNA CGACGGTGAGGTTCATCAGGCGGAGATAAGTCAGGACTTGCTTGCTGTGGACGGGCGCGAGTTTTTCCACGGACTTGAGCTCCACGACCACGCGACCTTCCACGACTAGGTCATTGGGGAGTGCGGAAACCCTCCTCGAACATCATCCCTCCGCGTTCTCCGCGCCTCCGCGTGAGTCTCGTCCGCCGGTTGACCGGGCGGCATCTTCGACATTGGATTCGTTGAGGCTCATGGCTGGGATTGGTTCACGCGGAGGCGCGGAGACGCGGAGATGGGGAGATCGTTGACGATGCGATGAAGCCCTTCTTTGAGCGTCGCGGCTCCGAAGTTGATGAGCAGGCCGACGGTGAGGTTCATCAGGCGGAGATAAGTCAGGACTTGCTTGCTGTGGAC from Verrucomicrobiota bacterium includes the following:
- a CDS encoding GxxExxY protein, whose product is MVVEGGVVVELKSVEKLAPVHSKQVLTYLRLMNLTVGLLINFGAATLKEGLHRIVNDLPISASPRLRVNQSQP